The Candidatus Woesearchaeota archaeon region ACGTGCACCTTCCCCCTCTCCAACGAGAGCGAAACGCCTTTCACCACCTCCTTTCCTTCAACACGCACATGCACATCCTTCAATGCTAGCAAAGCCACCATCCTCATTCACCCTCCCTTCTCTCCGCTGTTCCTTCTTGCTTCACCGCTCCCTTAAGCGCTTCTAACGGCAACAAAGCACATTTCAACCGCACAGGACCGAGCTTAACCCCTAAGAGCTCCTGCACATCATGAGCAGTCAGCCCCAACACGTCTTCCACCCGCTTCCCCTTCACGTCTTCAGTCAGGAGCGAAGAAGACGCAACACATAATGCACACCCGTGCCCCTCCCACTTCGCATCCTGAACAACGCCTTCCTCCACTCGCAAAGCAACAGCGACATCATCGCCGCAGAGAGGATTATCCGCGCGGCGCGCATGCGTCGCGCCTGGCAACGTTCCTTTGTTGAGCGGGTGTTTAAACAAGTCAATAATCTGC contains the following coding sequences:
- a CDS encoding iron-sulfur cluster assembly scaffold protein, with the protein product MSVSDEVGEAGVYREQIIDLFKHPLNKGTLPGATHARRADNPLCGDDVAVALRVEEGVVQDAKWEGHGCALCVASSSLLTEDVKGKRVEDVLGLTAHDVQELLGVKLGPVRLKCALLPLEALKGAVKQEGTAERREGE